A single Anopheles arabiensis isolate DONGOLA chromosome 2, AaraD3, whole genome shotgun sequence DNA region contains:
- the LOC120894537 gene encoding uncharacterized protein LOC120894537: MLPYSSYAAAIQQIQSLNHDLALFSSQHAGGRYLPHPEHSAATLGQSYFGLNNWSLPFSFLKSVHRPEKPPFSYIALIAMAISSAPNQRLTLSGIYKYIMDNFPYYRENRQGWQNSIRHNLSLNDCFIKVPREKASGTGGKGQSSDGDGGEGGGGNAGAGGKGSYWMLDPSANDMFEQGNYRRRRTRRQRNAKLILNGHFQGSPFALAFPPTGDFMSPSTVTHLPPQPHGRRNEGTDLHHLIVRNDLIQQRQQPSPELADPALLLLGSGCYHHPHGGYVHGASSSAALLADGLVAGDSPTSSLDTTSLADTSGARDGVGHQRGRWSPSSACHHIKHRSDEDTVPSIDGVDEVEFLEHSPSGTHSEGEYENELNALNPAGERHPRMELSARARKSDNCLNQQFPSTVRFTAHSLDALLLGELSGLRVRGCELTSPFSCTTSPDRQSSHSGERPFRTVSPDQTGFATAPVGDGLCTPESASKPTLPTSVAAAAAASVRASGSSNSPVTAYCCPSVNSARLSPGRRESPKAGSPVTVTVPVRTKVGGLKSSNFTIESIMRRD, encoded by the exons ATGTTACCGTACAGCTCTTATGCGGCAGCAATACAGCAGATCCAAAGCCTCAACCACGATCTGGCACTGTTTAGCAGTCAGCACGCAGGTGGACGCTACCTACCCCATCCGGAGCACAGTGCGGCCACGCTGGGCCAATCGTACTTTGGGCTGAACAATTGGTCACTGCCGTTCTCGTTCCTGAAGTCGGTCCATCGGCCGGAAAAGCCACCCTTCTCCTACATTGCCCTGATAGCGATGGCGATCAGTAGTGCACCGAACCAGCGGCTGACACTAAGCGGAATCTATAAGTACATTATGGATAA CTTTCCGTACTATCGCGAAAATCGCCAGGGTTGGCAGAACTCCATCCGGCACAATCTCTCGCTGAACGACTGTTTCATTAAGGTTCCGCGGGAAAAAGCGTCCGGAACCGGCGGCAAGGGCCAATCGTCCGACGGGGACGGCGGTGAAGGCGGTGGAGGTAATGCAGGAGCAGGCGGCAAAGGTAGCTACTGGATGCTGGACCCGTCGGCAAACGATATGTTTGAGCAGGGCAATTACCGGCGCCGTCGTACCCGCCGACAGCGCAACGCAAAATTGATCCTGAACGGCCACTTCCAG GGTTCACCGTTTGCGCTGGCCTTTCCACCGACCGGAGACTTTATGAGCCCGTCAACGGTAACGCACCTGCCACCACAGCCCCACGGTCGACGAAACGAGGGCACTGATCTTCATCATCTGATAGTGCGAAATGATTTGatacagcagcggcagcagccgtCTCCGGAGCTGGCCGATCCGGCTCTGCTTTTGCTTGGTTCCGGCTGCTACCATCACCCTCACGGCGGCTATGTCCACGGGGCATCCTCATCAGCAGCGCTGCTGGCCGATGGGCTGGTAGCAGGTGATTCGCCGACGTCCTCCCTTGACACAACTTCATTAGCCGATACGAGCGGAGCCCGGGATGGAGTGGGCCACCAGCGTGGAAGATGGTCACCTTCTTCAGCATGCCACCACATCAAGCACCGGAGCGACGAGGATACGGTTCCCTCCATCGACGGTGTAGATGAAGTAGAGTTCTTGGAACACTCCCCGAGTGGCACACATTCTGAGGGCGAGTACGAAAATGAACTTAACGCACTAAATCCGGCCGGCGAGCGACATCCGAGGATGGAATTAAGCGCACGTGCGAGGAAAAGTGATAATTGCTTGAACCAACAGTTCCCTTCGACGGTGCGCTTCACGGCCCACTCGCTGGACGCTTTGCTGCTGGGCGAGCTGAGTGGATTGCGTGTTAGAGGCTGCGAGCTAACGTCACCTTTCTCGTGCACTACCAGTCCCGATCGGCAAAGTTCTCACTCGGGCGAACGGCCGTTCCGAACGGTCAGTCCGGATCAAACGGGATTTGCTACTGCCCCGGTCGGTGATGGTTTGTGCACACCTGAAAGCGCATCGAAACCGACACTTCCGACatcggtagcagcagcagcagcagcatccgtcAGAGCGTCCGGATCGTCCAACTCGCCGGTAACAGCGTACTGCTGCCCCAGTGTAAACAGTGCCCGACTCTCGCCCGGCCGGCGTGAAAGTCCGAAAGCTGGCTCACCGGTTACAGTGACCGTACCGGTTCGCACGAAAGTTGGTGGCTTAAAGTCGAGCAATTTCACCATCGAAAGTATTATGCGACGGGACTAG